TGAGATAGGGCTTTGaaaggtcagagtcagtctcctcTTTCTTTTAGGTCGTTTAGCAGTTCCCCAACCAGCTTTCTCCCCGAGAAAGCCTTCCTGAGATTAAAAGAAAAAGGTTTGAAGGTGGGATCAGTGATAGTTCGGAACCAGCAAAGGGAGGCTGAAAAGCCGTAGTGCTAACGCACGCCCTGTAGTTTTGAAGCAGGCTTCGACAGCTGCGAGCTCCGCGTCGAAAAGCGAAGCGAGCCGCGCTAGCGCGCTACTCTTCCTTTATGAGATGAGCGAGACTCTATCCAAATCTACTGATCTAAGAACTCCGCGAGCGAACTGAGCGAGCCATGAGGCGCCTATCGGCAAGGCTTGGAAAAGCCTTAAGTTTAGGCTTAGGCTCCCTTCCTTCACTGAACTGATTCACCCGGGTCCAAACCTGCTGAGCTAGCTAATTTTTCCTTTACGAGATCTCGGCTCTTCGGAATGATTGGAGAGAGCCCCGCCTCCTCTTGGTTGGTGCCGGGCCCGGGACTACTTCCTGAAAGAGCCTTTCGTTCGGGCCGGCAGGAGGGGCCCTGATCTATCAATTGAGGGAGCAAAAAACAGGCTTTGCTCCCCTTTTTTTAAATGAAGAAAGAAAGAAGGGTCGAAGTTTAGACCGCTCACAGTAGTTCTACCCATAGAAAAGATCATGAAAGAGGCGATCAGAATGGTACCCGAATCCATTTACGATCCCGAGTTTCCAGACACATCGCACTTCCGCTCGGGTCGAGGCTGCCACTCGGCCCTCAGACGGATCAAAGAAGAGTGGGGAACCTCTCGCTGGTTTTTGGAATTCGACATCAGGAAGTGTTTTCACACCATCGACCGACATCGATTCATCTCAATCTTGAAGGAAGAGATCGACGATTCCAAGTTCTTTTACCCCACTCAGAAACAGTTTTCCGCCGGACGACTCGTAGGAGGTGAGAAGGGCCCTGACTCCGTCCCAAACAGTGTACTACTATCGGCCCTATTAGGCAATATCTACCTACACAAGCTCGATCAGGAGATAGGGAGGATCCGGCAGAAGCACGAAATTCCTCTTGTAGTGAAAATAAGATCGGTTCTATTAAGAATAGGTCGTCGTATTGATGACCAAGAAAAGTATGGAAAAGAAGCAAGCTTCAACGCTCCCCAAGACAACAGAGCCCTCATAGTGGGGAGGGTAAAGAGCATCCAACGCAAAGCGACCTTTCATTCCCTTGTTTCGTCGTGGCACACCCCCCCCACAAGCACCCCCAGGCGAAGGGGAGACCAGAAAACGCCTTTCGTTTTCCCTCCTTCCCTAGCCGCCTTCCTTAACAAGCCCTCGAGCCTCCTTTGCGCCGCCTTCCTCATAGAAGCCGCTGGGTTGACCCCGAAGGCCGAATTCAATGGTAGAGAAGGCTTTAATAAGAATTTGGCCATGAGAGACCTTCTTAAGTATTGCAAAAGAAGGGGCCCGCTGATAGAGCTGGGCGGGGAGGCGATACTAGTTACCAGGTCAGAGAGAGGCCTGGCCCGTAAGCTGGCCCCCTTTAAAAGCCATTCCTTATTAATAAGGATTTGTTACGCGCGATATGCCGACGACTTACTACTGGGAATCGTGGGTGCCGTATTTCTTCTCATAGAAATACAAAAACGTATCACCCACTTCCTACAATCCGGCCTGAACCTTTGGGTAGGCTCCGCAGGATCAACAACCATAGCTGCACGGAGTACGGTAGAATTCCCCGGTACGGTCATTCGGGAAGTCCCCCCGAGGACGACTCCCATACAATTCTTGCGAGAGCTGGAGAAGCGTCTACGGGTAAAGCACCGTATCCATATAACTGCCTGCCACCTACGCTCCGCCATCCATTCCAAGTTAAGGGACCTAGGTTATAGTATCCCTATCAAAGAGCTGACGAAGGGGATGAGCGGAAGAGGTCGTCTACTGGACGCGGTTCAACTAGCGGAGACTCTTGGAAAAGAAAGTCCCCAAGTTAGCGTATTATGGGGGACCGTCAAGCACATCCGGCAAAGATCAAGGGGGATCTCGTTGTTGCATAGCTCAGGTCAGAGCAAGGTGCCATCAGGCGTTCAACAGGCAGTCTCACGATCGGGCATGAGTGTCCTGAAGAATAAATTGTATACTCCCTTTGGTCGGAAGGCGGCGGGGGAAGGAAGGGGACACTGGGCGGGATCTTTCAGCAGCGAATTCCCCATACAGATAGAGGCGCCTATCAAAAAGATACTCCGAAGGCTTCGGGATCGAGGTCTCATTAGCCGAAGAAGACCCAGGCCAATCCACGCGGCCTCTTTGACCAACGTCAGCGACAGAGACATAGTAAATTGGTCCGCGGGCATCGCGATAAGTCCTCTGTCCTACTACAGGTGCTGCGACAACCTTTACCAAGTCCGAACGATTGTCAACTACCAGATCCGCTGGTCCGCTATATTCACCCTAGCCCACAAGCACAAATCTTCGGCGCGGAATATAATCCCAAAGCACCCCAAAGACTCAAATATAGTCAATCAAGAAGGTGGTAAGACCCTTGCAGAGTTCCCAAACAGCATAGAGCTTGGGAAGCTCGGACTCGGTCAAGATCCGAACAACGGCGGAGCACTCAACTACATGTTTAATAAGTAGTTGTCTTTTTCTATTTTGATTTTAGCGAACAGGCGTTTACATGAGATTAGTTGAGTAGGCTTGCCTTAGTTGTCTGCTATAAGATAAGATAGCTAGTTGTGGTCGAAAAAAAAGGCTGAAGGCTTCGCTATCGCTCATGGCTTGTATTGTAGTCGTAGTCTTGTAGTCGGCCCTCCATGCCTCTTTAGTCTTTCTAATCCTGAGGCCTTTTTCCTTCATTCATTTTGCGGTAGCTTACGCGTCAGAAAAAGGCCTCCTTTCCGGCCCGGAAGATCGCTTCGCTTCTGGCGACTAGCTTCTACCCACAATGGCTGAAGCTACCTTGAATCAATCAATGAATGATTCGTAACCCCGGGTTCGAGGACCCGTTGGTCAAAGGAAAGGGGGGGGCCCTGATTCCAGGACGGAGCCGTATGAGGCGAGAGTCTCACGTACGGTTCCTTTGAGAAGGGTGTGATACCACCACCTATCAGGCCCGACGAGCGGTCCACGGAGCTGCATCCCTACTCACCCGGTCTATGCACATCGCTCTTTCCAGGAGGTTGGCCGCCTATCCTagatcttcccatttccaagaaGATCCCTTGTTCGATCTGGTTTAGTATCAaggttcttctttttctgtttctATATATATGGGTCCGTGCTGCATTTCCACGATATCGTTATGATCAATTAATGGGACTTGGCCGGAAAGTGTTCTTGCCTCTATCATTAGCTCGGGTAGTCCCCGTTTCAGGTGTTTCAGTCACCTTTCGATGGCTCCCTTAATGTATGTGCCAGGAAGTTTCTTCTGAAGGGGGCTACTCCCCGAAAATGCCCCGCCCCTTGTTCGTTTGTCGTTGGGGATTCATTGCTCGTTCTGCGGTTATTAGTCACGTAGCCAGATTTCTAGAATAGGGCTGCGGGCGGGAGGGCTTTGTTTGTGCAATCTTGCTCGCAACACCCTCTCTCTCCGGCGAACCAGCGATCGCCGTCTCTAACTGAATGCTCAACTGAGGTCGTGTACAACAACCTTAACCACACAAGCCTGGGCTGGGCCTA
This DNA window, taken from Zea mays cultivar B73 unplaced genomic scaffold, Zm-B73-REFERENCE-NAM-5.0 scaffold_94, whole genome shotgun sequence, encodes the following:
- the LOC118475998 gene encoding uncharacterized protein, with product MKEAIRMVPESIYDPEFPDTSHFRSGRGCHSALRRIKEEWGTSRWFLEFDIRKCFHTIDRHRFISILKEEIDDSKFFYPTQKQFSAGRLVGGEKGPDSVPNSVLLSALLGNIYLHKLDQEIGRIRQKHEIPLVVKIRSVLLRIGRRIDDQEKYGKEASFNAPQDNRALIVGRVKSIQRKATFHSLVSSWHTPPTSTPRRRGDQKTPFVFPPSLAAFLNKPSSLLCAAFLIEAAGLTPKAEFNGREGFNKNLAMRDLLKYCKRRGPLIELGGEAILVTRSERGLARKLAPFKSHSLLIRICYARYADDLLLGIVGAVFLLIEIQKRITHFLQSGLNLWVGSAGSTTIAARSTVEFPGTVIREVPPRTTPIQFLRELEKRLRVKHRIHITACHLRSAIHSKLRDLGYSIPIKELTKGMSGRGRLLDAVQLAETLGKESPQVSVLWGTVKHIRQRSRGISLLHSSGQSKVPSGVQQAVSRSGMSVLKNKLYTPFGRKAAGEGRGHWAGSFSSEFPIQIEAPIKKILRRLRDRGLISRRRPRPIHAASLTNVSDRDIVNWSAGIAISPLSYYRCCDNLYQVRTIVNYQIRWSAIFTLAHKHKSSARNIIPKHPKDSNIVNQEGGKTLAEFPNSIELGKLGLGQDPNNGGALNYMFNK